Proteins from one Pseudarthrobacter sp. BIM B-2242 genomic window:
- a CDS encoding fumarylacetoacetate hydrolase family protein, with protein sequence MKLATVRIEGGTSAAVEAEGALTLLPFSDVGEWLRAGSPAVEAYDGGARLVLSEADFAPLVTAPGKIVCVGLNYREHILEMGRELPTHPTLFAKFADALIGANDPIVLPPGSEAVDWEAELAVVIGSRVSRATEEEAAAAIAGFTVANDISARDFQRRTTEWLQGKTFDATTPLGPFLLTADEAGSAPALEISCTVDGATKQKADTGDLVFGPVELVRYISAVTTLNPGDVILTGTPGGVGDGLNPKEFLADGSVVTTSISGIGECRNACILR encoded by the coding sequence ATGAAACTCGCAACTGTACGCATTGAAGGAGGCACGTCGGCCGCCGTCGAGGCAGAAGGTGCTTTGACCCTGTTGCCGTTTTCCGACGTCGGGGAGTGGCTGCGTGCCGGTTCGCCCGCGGTTGAAGCGTACGACGGCGGCGCACGACTGGTGTTGTCAGAGGCGGACTTTGCGCCGTTGGTCACCGCACCCGGAAAAATTGTGTGCGTAGGGCTGAACTACCGTGAGCACATCCTGGAGATGGGCCGGGAACTGCCGACCCATCCCACGCTTTTTGCGAAGTTCGCCGACGCCCTGATCGGGGCGAACGATCCCATCGTGTTGCCGCCGGGATCGGAAGCAGTGGACTGGGAAGCCGAACTGGCCGTGGTGATCGGCAGCCGGGTCTCACGGGCCACGGAGGAGGAAGCCGCGGCCGCGATCGCCGGGTTCACGGTTGCCAACGACATTTCAGCCCGCGACTTCCAGCGCCGCACCACGGAGTGGCTGCAGGGCAAAACCTTCGATGCAACCACGCCTCTGGGTCCGTTCCTGCTGACGGCCGATGAGGCCGGCAGTGCACCCGCGCTGGAGATTTCCTGCACCGTGGACGGCGCCACTAAGCAAAAGGCGGACACCGGTGATTTGGTGTTCGGTCCAGTTGAGCTGGTCCGCTACATCTCCGCGGTGACCACGCTCAACCCCGGTGATGTAATCCTCACCGGAACCCCCGGGGGAGTGGGCGACGGCCTTAATCCCAAGGAATTCCTGGCTGACGGCAGCGTCGTCACCACCTCGATCTCCGGCATCGGCGAATGCCGCAACGCCTGCATCCTGCGCTGA
- a CDS encoding acetyl-CoA carboxylase biotin carboxylase subunit yields the protein MFTKILIANRGEISVRVSRSCRAMGIESVAVYSAADAGSLHVRVADAAINLGDGPASENYLNIPKIIAAALESGAQAIHPGYGFLSENPEFAEAVAAAGLTFIGPSPHAITTMGGKVAARDVAIRVQVPLAPGTDGAIASAAEVEAFGAEHGYPVLVKASAGGGGRGMRRIDSEPQAREAFDAAVREATAAFGNGEVYLERYLTHARHVEVQVFADTHGNAVYVGDRDCSVQRRHQKLIEESPAPGLSDALRAAMGESAVRLAREVGYVGAGTVEFLVEDEKFYFLEMNTRIQVEHPVTEMVHGVDLIAEQIRVAAGEKLSILNNLKPQGAAIEARINAEDVAEGRFLPAPGPVQVLNAPDGEGLRFDAGYESGDTVLPFYDSLIGKLIAYGPDRATAMKRLLDGLDRLQVEGVPTTAPAAKIIVSHPDFQELRFSTLWLEESVDFTEPEPVDRANVEVGGRFYIIPTFSDYGTAGGYGSAVAAGGADTAPGDPAAAVGKTRQARARREVVSDGTVKAPMQGTIIKINVTPGQKVAKGDVMFVLEAMKMENPIAAPVAGVVGDITASIGESLAAGTLLTKVTEEAAA from the coding sequence ATGTTTACCAAGATCCTCATCGCCAACCGTGGCGAAATTTCTGTCCGGGTGTCCCGCAGCTGCCGTGCTATGGGCATCGAGTCCGTGGCAGTGTATTCAGCCGCCGACGCCGGCTCATTGCACGTGCGAGTGGCGGATGCCGCCATCAACCTCGGTGACGGGCCCGCCAGCGAGAACTACTTGAATATCCCCAAGATCATCGCAGCCGCCCTTGAATCCGGTGCCCAGGCGATCCACCCGGGCTATGGGTTCCTCTCGGAAAACCCGGAGTTCGCCGAAGCGGTCGCGGCCGCCGGCCTGACCTTCATTGGTCCTTCCCCGCACGCCATCACCACCATGGGCGGCAAGGTCGCGGCCCGGGATGTGGCCATCCGCGTCCAGGTGCCTCTGGCGCCGGGCACTGATGGTGCGATCGCCAGCGCTGCTGAAGTTGAAGCGTTCGGCGCCGAGCACGGCTACCCCGTGCTGGTCAAGGCTTCAGCCGGTGGCGGGGGACGTGGCATGCGCCGCATCGACTCCGAACCCCAGGCCAGGGAAGCTTTCGACGCCGCCGTCCGTGAAGCCACTGCCGCGTTCGGCAATGGCGAGGTGTACCTGGAACGGTACCTCACGCATGCACGCCACGTTGAGGTCCAGGTTTTCGCCGATACCCATGGCAACGCCGTTTACGTCGGGGACCGCGACTGCTCCGTGCAGCGCCGGCACCAGAAGCTGATCGAAGAGTCCCCGGCCCCAGGCCTGTCGGATGCACTGCGTGCGGCCATGGGCGAGTCCGCGGTGCGGCTGGCCCGCGAAGTGGGATACGTCGGTGCCGGAACCGTGGAGTTCCTTGTGGAAGACGAAAAGTTCTACTTCCTGGAAATGAACACCCGCATCCAGGTGGAGCACCCGGTCACGGAAATGGTCCACGGGGTGGACCTCATCGCGGAACAGATCCGCGTCGCGGCAGGGGAGAAGCTTTCAATCCTCAACAACCTGAAGCCCCAGGGTGCAGCCATCGAAGCCCGAATCAACGCTGAGGACGTCGCCGAGGGCCGTTTCCTTCCAGCACCTGGACCGGTGCAGGTGCTGAATGCGCCTGACGGTGAAGGCCTGCGTTTTGATGCCGGCTACGAGTCCGGTGACACCGTGCTGCCGTTCTACGACAGCCTCATCGGCAAGCTGATCGCGTACGGTCCTGACCGTGCCACGGCCATGAAGCGCCTGCTTGATGGCCTGGACAGGCTGCAGGTAGAGGGGGTTCCCACCACGGCCCCGGCCGCGAAGATCATTGTGTCGCACCCGGACTTCCAGGAACTGCGCTTCAGCACGCTGTGGCTCGAGGAATCGGTTGACTTCACCGAGCCGGAACCCGTTGACCGCGCCAACGTGGAAGTGGGCGGACGCTTCTACATCATCCCCACTTTCAGCGATTACGGCACCGCCGGCGGCTACGGCAGTGCTGTTGCTGCAGGGGGTGCGGACACCGCGCCCGGCGATCCCGCTGCCGCCGTCGGGAAGACCCGCCAGGCACGGGCCAGGCGCGAGGTTGTCAGCGATGGCACGGTCAAGGCTCCGATGCAGGGCACCATCATTAAAATCAATGTGACGCCAGGCCAAAAGGTAGCCAAGGGTGACGTGATGTTCGTTCTCGAGGCCATGAAGATGGAGAACCCCATCGCTGCCCCGGTGGCCGGCGTCGTCGGTGACATCACTGCAAGTATCGGTGAATCCCTCGCAGCCGGCACGCTGCTGACCAAGGTGACCGAGGAGGCTGCAGCATGA